The proteins below come from a single Dehalococcoidia bacterium genomic window:
- a CDS encoding DUF5671 domain-containing protein translates to MQTVRRVYLYLVSAVSLAMLAWGVATLLQSLLFLVSQTAAAVVREQVARAVGVTLVALIVWTVHWTLATRLAARDPSERAAALRRLFLYGTLALAMIALAYNASHLVRALAAALASLPVPGAPHVFELLPALGVAAVIWGYHWTIAARDREAVGETAAAATLRRWYSYGTAFWALLLLLTASATLVRFFFALVVGSPAVGGQADVIDAVGPALVGLLIWAGQWSWTSAGPIGDDDRRSVLRTVYLLAVIGVAVVMTLVQAGQVLFVLISRLLGVAAPGGLPGSLPQLLAGPFAVALVYGTAWVFHLRALRHTVAGAEDSPRRRGVRRLYRYLVALVALGLLAVGLAGMLWTIGDLLTSATLRESGTWREQLSFFVTLGIVAFPVWLVVWRPRVDPSEASSLSRRLYLYLGLIGAVLAALIAGAAAVYQFAALALAVRLPVETLPDLVRALAVLSVSAGVAGYQWRILRIDAERAPRAPQPVVQQARLCLIAPDGQPVRELTGDLATLRRLFDRVAAETARSGSAPPGEPSPLADASP, encoded by the coding sequence GTGCAGACCGTTCGGCGCGTCTATCTCTACCTCGTGAGTGCCGTCAGTCTCGCGATGCTGGCGTGGGGGGTGGCGACGCTCCTCCAGAGCCTGCTCTTCCTCGTCAGCCAGACGGCGGCCGCCGTCGTTCGCGAGCAGGTCGCGCGCGCTGTCGGCGTCACCCTTGTCGCGCTCATTGTCTGGACCGTCCATTGGACGCTCGCGACGCGCCTTGCCGCTCGCGACCCGAGCGAGCGGGCTGCTGCCCTGCGCCGCCTCTTTCTCTACGGGACGCTCGCGCTTGCGATGATCGCGCTGGCGTACAACGCCAGCCACCTTGTCAGGGCGCTTGCCGCCGCGCTCGCCTCGCTCCCGGTTCCGGGGGCACCGCACGTGTTCGAGCTGCTGCCGGCGCTTGGGGTGGCCGCGGTCATCTGGGGATATCACTGGACCATTGCCGCTCGCGACCGAGAGGCGGTGGGCGAGACGGCCGCGGCGGCGACCCTCCGGCGCTGGTATAGCTACGGGACAGCGTTTTGGGCGCTGCTGCTCCTCCTCACTGCCTCGGCGACCCTCGTGCGCTTCTTCTTTGCGCTCGTCGTCGGGTCGCCGGCCGTTGGCGGACAGGCCGACGTGATCGACGCCGTCGGCCCGGCGCTTGTCGGTCTCCTCATCTGGGCAGGGCAGTGGAGCTGGACTTCTGCCGGTCCAATCGGCGACGACGACCGCCGCTCGGTGCTGCGCACCGTGTATCTCCTTGCCGTGATCGGCGTCGCTGTGGTCATGACGCTCGTGCAGGCGGGTCAGGTGCTGTTTGTTCTGATCAGCCGCCTTCTCGGGGTGGCTGCCCCGGGAGGGCTGCCGGGGTCGCTGCCCCAGCTGCTTGCGGGGCCTTTCGCTGTCGCCCTCGTCTACGGCACGGCGTGGGTGTTCCACCTCCGCGCTCTCCGCCACACTGTTGCGGGCGCCGAGGACTCCCCGCGGCGGCGCGGCGTTCGGCGGCTGTATCGCTATCTGGTCGCCCTCGTTGCCTTGGGGCTGCTTGCCGTCGGCCTCGCCGGCATGCTTTGGACGATAGGCGATCTCCTGACGTCGGCAACGTTGCGCGAGTCGGGAACGTGGCGCGAGCAGCTCAGCTTCTTTGTCACCCTCGGTATCGTGGCGTTCCCCGTCTGGCTGGTCGTCTGGCGGCCGAGGGTTGATCCCAGCGAAGCGAGTTCGCTCTCGCGCCGGCTCTACCTCTATCTCGGGCTGATTGGCGCGGTCCTTGCTGCTCTCATCGCCGGCGCAGCCGCCGTCTATCAGTTCGCGGCGCTAGCACTCGCCGTCCGCCTCCCCGTTGAGACGCTGCCCGACCTCGTCCGGGCGCTGGCGGTGCTCAGCGTGAGCGCCGGCGTGGCGGGCTATCAGTGGCGGATCCTCCGCATTGACGCTGAGCGCGCTCCGCGCGCGCCGCAGCCGGTCGTGCAGCAAGCCCGGCTTTGCCTCATCGCCCCGGACGGACAGCCAGTTCGCGAACTGACAGGCGACCTTGCCACGCTCCGTCGTCTCTTCGATCGGGTTGCGGCGGAGACGGCGAGGAGCGGGTCTGCCCCGCCGGGCGAGCCCTCTCCCCTCGCTGACGCTTCGCCGTAA
- a CDS encoding DAK2 domain-containing protein, producing the protein MAERIGNRSVHSIDGQGLKAILAGGAAWLERQAAVINALNVFPVPDGDTGTNMSLTMRSTLGAVANSPEHHVGQIAAAMARGALMGARGNSGVILSQIIRGFAKAVEDEPMLDGAVLAKALAGATRTAYAGIAKPVEGTMLTVIRRAAEEAQSAAERTSDVEQVLAAATEAARIAVAETPNQLAVLKEAGVVDAGGQGVYVLLDGALRTLRGEQVPEVSGDLATVTVEALSGEQAYGYCTQFLIQGQNLDMAQLQRELEALGDSLIVVGDETVVRVHLHTFDPGAALQIGTRAGILRQVSVENMQLQHEDWKQTHLAALKPAPVAGLSVVAVAAGEGFRELFRSLGAAQVITGGQTMNPSAQDLLEAIEATPTTDVIILPNNENIFLTAKQAASMTQRRVGIVPTRTLAQGVGAMLAIRVGEQFETNLEAMTAAAEAIDTGEITVAIRDATFDTITIRNGQAIGLLNGRVAAVGETLEEAFWSLLEKMRLESAEVVTLYTGAEVSTEAGEKLAAQIRERYPHLQVEVVEGGQPFYHYIIARE; encoded by the coding sequence GTGGCGGAGCGCATCGGAAACCGGTCAGTTCATTCCATCGACGGCCAAGGGCTGAAAGCGATACTGGCTGGCGGCGCGGCGTGGCTTGAACGGCAGGCAGCGGTGATCAACGCGCTCAACGTCTTTCCGGTGCCGGACGGCGACACCGGGACGAACATGAGCCTGACTATGCGCTCGACGCTCGGGGCGGTGGCAAATTCGCCGGAGCACCACGTCGGCCAGATCGCCGCTGCAATGGCCCGCGGCGCGCTCATGGGGGCCCGTGGCAACAGCGGAGTGATCCTTTCGCAGATCATCCGCGGCTTCGCCAAAGCGGTCGAAGACGAACCGATGCTGGACGGCGCCGTCCTCGCCAAGGCGCTCGCCGGCGCCACGCGCACTGCCTACGCCGGCATTGCCAAGCCGGTTGAAGGGACAATGCTAACCGTCATCCGCCGCGCGGCCGAGGAGGCACAAAGCGCCGCCGAGCGCACCTCCGACGTTGAGCAGGTGCTCGCCGCTGCGACCGAGGCCGCCCGCATCGCCGTTGCAGAGACGCCGAATCAGCTGGCGGTCCTGAAAGAAGCGGGGGTTGTCGACGCGGGAGGACAAGGCGTCTATGTCCTCCTTGACGGCGCGCTCCGCACGCTCCGCGGCGAGCAGGTCCCCGAAGTGAGCGGCGATCTCGCCACAGTGACAGTGGAGGCGCTGAGCGGCGAGCAGGCCTACGGCTACTGCACGCAGTTTCTCATCCAAGGCCAGAACCTCGATATGGCGCAGCTGCAGCGCGAGCTCGAAGCGCTCGGCGACTCCCTGATCGTGGTAGGGGATGAGACGGTGGTGCGGGTTCATCTCCACACGTTCGACCCCGGCGCTGCTCTCCAGATCGGAACTCGGGCTGGCATCCTCCGCCAAGTTTCGGTCGAGAACATGCAGCTCCAGCACGAAGATTGGAAGCAGACCCACCTCGCTGCCCTCAAGCCGGCGCCCGTGGCGGGGCTGTCGGTGGTCGCCGTCGCCGCCGGCGAGGGGTTTCGCGAACTGTTCCGCAGCCTCGGCGCCGCCCAAGTGATCACGGGCGGTCAGACCATGAACCCGAGCGCCCAAGACCTGCTCGAGGCGATCGAGGCGACCCCCACGACCGACGTCATCATCCTGCCGAATAACGAGAACATCTTCTTGACGGCAAAACAGGCGGCATCGATGACACAGCGGCGAGTCGGCATCGTCCCGACGCGGACGCTCGCCCAAGGGGTCGGCGCAATGCTCGCGATCCGCGTCGGCGAACAGTTCGAGACGAACCTCGAGGCGATGACGGCCGCCGCCGAGGCGATCGACACGGGGGAAATCACCGTCGCCATCCGTGACGCCACCTTTGACACCATCACCATTCGGAACGGCCAAGCGATTGGGCTCCTCAACGGCCGCGTCGCCGCCGTCGGAGAGACCCTTGAGGAAGCGTTCTGGTCGCTGCTTGAGAAGATGCGGCTCGAAAGCGCCGAAGTCGTAACGCTCTACACCGGCGCGGAGGTTTCGACCGAGGCAGGGGAGAAGCTCGCTGCTCAAATCCGGGAGCGCTATCCCCACCTCCAGGTTGAAGTCGTCGAAGGCGGCCAGCCTTTTTATCACTATATCATTGCGCGCGAGTAA
- a CDS encoding DegV family protein, with amino-acid sequence MVVRIVTDSTSDLPKDLAQSLGIEVVPLKVLFGEETLRDGIDIDEQSFYRRLVASKTNPTTSQPTPGEFEEVYRRLGASGDPICVITISSKLSGTYSSAITAKGMVEPDLRVEVVDSLLVSMALGLVAIRAAKAAQSGASLEECVAIAKETSAKTEILFLVDTLEYLRRGGRIGGARAFLGTLLNIKPILGLKDGEVTAVERARTRQRGIDRLYEWAAAKTGVSALCVLASPPLDDAKTLAGRLRAHFADVPLYEGVLGPVVGTHAGPGVVGVAVYTGPRFD; translated from the coding sequence ATGGTTGTCCGCATTGTGACCGATAGCACCTCAGACCTCCCCAAAGATCTCGCGCAGTCACTCGGGATTGAAGTCGTGCCGCTGAAGGTGCTGTTCGGTGAGGAAACCCTGCGCGACGGGATCGACATCGACGAGCAGAGCTTTTATCGTCGGCTCGTCGCGTCGAAAACGAATCCGACGACCTCCCAGCCGACACCGGGCGAGTTTGAAGAGGTGTATCGCCGGCTCGGCGCTTCCGGCGACCCGATCTGCGTTATCACGATCTCGAGCAAGCTGAGCGGCACGTACAGTTCAGCGATCACGGCTAAGGGGATGGTCGAGCCCGATCTCCGGGTGGAGGTCGTTGACTCGCTGCTCGTCTCGATGGCGCTTGGGCTGGTCGCGATCCGTGCCGCCAAAGCGGCGCAGAGCGGCGCGAGCCTCGAGGAGTGTGTCGCGATCGCCAAAGAGACCTCAGCGAAGACGGAAATCCTGTTCCTCGTTGACACGCTCGAATACCTGAGGCGCGGCGGCCGCATCGGCGGGGCGCGCGCCTTTCTCGGCACGCTTCTCAATATCAAGCCGATCCTCGGGCTGAAGGATGGCGAAGTCACCGCCGTTGAACGGGCACGCACGCGCCAGCGCGGGATCGACCGGCTGTACGAGTGGGCAGCTGCCAAAACGGGGGTGTCCGCGCTCTGCGTTCTCGCCTCGCCGCCGCTCGATGACGCCAAGACCTTGGCCGGCCGGCTGCGCGCCCACTTCGCCGACGTCCCCCTCTATGAAGGCGTGCTTGGGCCAGTTGTCGGAACGCACGCCGGTCCCGGGGTTGTTGGGGTCGCCGTCTATACGGGGCCGCGGTTCGACTAG